The proteins below come from a single candidate division KSB1 bacterium genomic window:
- a CDS encoding gamma-glutamyl-gamma-aminobutyrate hydrolase family protein — MNDSRQSPIIGITTYGRKKDDNYYLPGSYVHSVRSAGGIPILLPPGEKSVGIILELVDGLIFAGGGDIEPSIYGGNSHSTIAGVDPERDEFELALAEEVLKNSIPSLGICRGSQLLNVATGGKLIEDVPDELGDSILHRLNVGEASEHPVQIEQGSRLAEIMGSNEVNVKSQHHQGIRTVPEVWRISAQAPDGLIEALEHKTHPWMLAVLWHPEISPEDPHHQRLFKAFVEASSITNYSHEHEKR, encoded by the coding sequence ATGAACGATTCTCGCCAATCGCCGATTATTGGCATCACAACCTACGGCCGTAAAAAGGACGATAACTACTATCTTCCCGGTTCATATGTCCACTCCGTTCGTAGCGCGGGCGGGATTCCAATTCTGTTACCTCCGGGTGAAAAAAGCGTCGGCATAATCTTAGAACTTGTAGATGGACTTATTTTCGCGGGTGGCGGAGATATCGAGCCGAGTATTTATGGCGGCAATTCACATTCAACAATTGCGGGCGTCGATCCGGAGCGGGATGAGTTTGAATTGGCTCTCGCAGAAGAGGTGTTAAAGAATTCGATACCAAGTCTGGGTATTTGTCGTGGCTCACAATTGCTGAATGTTGCGACCGGCGGTAAGTTGATTGAAGATGTCCCGGATGAATTGGGTGATTCAATCTTACATCGGCTAAACGTTGGTGAAGCTTCTGAACATCCGGTTCAAATTGAACAAGGAAGCCGGCTTGCTGAAATTATGGGCTCAAACGAGGTGAATGTGAAATCACAACATCATCAAGGAATTCGGACAGTGCCAGAGGTTTGGCGAATTTCTGCGCAGGCGCCAGATGGTCTGATTGAGGCGCTGGAGCATAAAACTCACCCGTGGATGCTCGCGGTTTTATGGCACCCTGAGATATCTCCGGAGGATCCGCACCACCAACGACTTTTTAAAGCTTTTGTGGAAGCTTCTTCAATCACGAATTACTCACATGAACACGAAAAAAGATAA
- a CDS encoding carboxy terminal-processing peptidase has protein sequence MKKIHKQTFTDWKAALIVLFSLLLLPIQNLRSAEELKPKDSHSVAAPVIAKLLRKYHYNHQKIDDALSSETLDLYIESLDRSRLYFLASDISEFEKFRYTLDDIIFSGDLEPVFQIFNTWKTRAEHRIEFATNRLDKEFDFTIDENFTLDRSEAEWAITSSELDELWRKKLKNEALGLRLADQESSKIKKKLKKRYATRLKNINQYNSEDVFQLFINSLSETFDPHTSYFSPVSSENFNIDMSLSLQGIGAQLTTEDEYTKVVRIITGGPADKSKLILANDKIIGVAQGKDGQMVDVIGWRLDDVVQKIRGKKGSTVRLEIIQAESPAGNPPKEIILVRDKVVIEERAAKSDTVEFDHEGRNYKLGVITIPSFYIDLDAKRKRDRNYKSTTRDVRRLIKELQGAGVDGIVIDLRNNGGGSLQEAIELTGLFIKEGPVVQQKDLRGSKRVEYDPDPEIVYEGPLSVIVNRYSASASEIFAAAIQDYDRGIILGSQTFGKGTVQNLLSLNRFMRFDDEKVGQLKITVAKFYRITGASTQHRGVMPDINFPSIYNEFNYLGEDKQDHALPWDEISPAMFQSDDRVSMYLSALSLNSKKRLAKNTEFQYLVENIDRYKKEREKNTISLNEATRKTYSEEREAVKLKRVNERRAAKGLKPLKKGEKIAREDRAPDTLFKESQFILADLIALSDPDHATKIAKTAEKMHQPKGARSETVNRNKN, from the coding sequence ATGAAAAAGATTCATAAACAAACTTTCACGGACTGGAAAGCCGCTCTTATCGTCCTGTTTTCACTTTTACTCCTTCCAATTCAAAACCTGAGAAGTGCTGAAGAATTAAAACCAAAAGACTCACATAGCGTGGCGGCACCGGTCATCGCAAAACTCCTTCGCAAGTATCATTACAATCACCAAAAAATTGATGATGCTCTGTCATCGGAAACGCTGGATTTGTACATCGAAAGTTTGGATCGGTCGCGTTTATACTTTCTGGCCTCCGATATCTCCGAATTTGAAAAATTCCGTTACACTCTGGATGATATTATTTTCTCAGGCGATTTGGAGCCGGTTTTCCAGATTTTCAACACCTGGAAAACACGTGCGGAACACAGAATTGAATTTGCAACAAATCGCCTTGACAAAGAATTTGATTTCACAATTGATGAAAACTTCACCCTGGATCGCAGTGAAGCGGAATGGGCGATAACTTCCAGCGAACTCGACGAGCTCTGGCGGAAGAAACTCAAAAACGAGGCACTGGGTCTGAGGCTTGCCGATCAGGAATCGTCGAAAATAAAAAAGAAGTTAAAAAAACGGTACGCGACCCGGCTGAAAAATATCAACCAATACAATTCGGAAGACGTCTTTCAGCTTTTTATAAATTCGCTTTCCGAAACATTTGATCCACACACCAGCTATTTTTCACCGGTTTCCTCTGAAAATTTTAATATCGACATGAGCCTTTCGCTGCAAGGTATTGGCGCGCAATTGACCACAGAAGATGAATACACAAAAGTGGTTCGCATCATTACGGGCGGCCCGGCCGATAAAAGCAAGCTAATTTTGGCAAATGATAAAATAATTGGTGTTGCGCAGGGAAAAGACGGTCAAATGGTCGATGTGATTGGCTGGCGTCTTGACGATGTTGTACAAAAAATCCGCGGTAAAAAAGGCTCGACGGTTCGTTTGGAAATTATCCAGGCGGAGAGCCCGGCCGGAAACCCCCCAAAAGAAATCATTTTGGTGCGCGATAAAGTGGTCATCGAAGAGCGGGCGGCAAAAAGTGACACGGTCGAGTTCGATCATGAAGGAAGGAACTATAAACTTGGCGTCATAACCATACCTTCTTTTTATATTGATTTGGATGCCAAGCGAAAGAGAGACAGAAACTATAAAAGCACCACCCGGGATGTTCGCCGGTTGATTAAAGAATTGCAGGGAGCCGGAGTTGATGGAATTGTCATCGATCTGCGTAACAACGGCGGCGGCTCTTTGCAGGAAGCCATTGAGTTAACCGGACTCTTTATTAAAGAGGGTCCGGTCGTGCAGCAGAAAGATTTGCGTGGATCAAAACGAGTTGAATACGATCCCGACCCAGAAATCGTATATGAAGGACCGCTTTCTGTTATTGTAAACCGTTACAGCGCTTCGGCATCAGAAATTTTTGCAGCGGCGATTCAGGATTATGATCGTGGAATCATTTTAGGCAGTCAAACTTTTGGCAAAGGAACGGTTCAAAACCTTCTGAGTCTAAACCGGTTCATGCGTTTCGACGATGAAAAAGTGGGGCAGCTAAAAATAACGGTTGCAAAGTTTTACAGAATTACCGGCGCTTCAACCCAGCATCGCGGCGTTATGCCGGATATTAATTTTCCTTCCATCTATAATGAATTCAACTACCTCGGTGAAGACAAACAAGATCACGCCCTGCCCTGGGATGAAATTTCTCCGGCCATGTTTCAGTCGGATGATCGCGTTTCAATGTATTTATCAGCCTTAAGTTTAAACTCTAAAAAACGATTGGCCAAGAACACCGAGTTTCAATATCTTGTTGAAAACATCGACCGTTATAAAAAAGAAAGGGAGAAAAATACAATTTCGCTAAATGAGGCGACACGCAAGACCTATAGTGAGGAAAGAGAAGCCGTTAAACTTAAAAGAGTCAATGAAAGACGTGCTGCAAAAGGTCTGAAACCGTTGAAAAAAGGTGAGAAGATTGCAAGAGAAGATCGAGCTCCGGACACTTTATTCAAAGAGAGTCAATTTATTCTGGCGGATTTGATTGCCTTGTCCGATCCTGATCACGCCACCAAGATTGCGAAAACGGCTGAAAAAATGCACCAACCTAAGGGCGCCAGAAGTGAAACCGTTAACCGCAACAAAAACTGA
- a CDS encoding glutamine synthetase yields MAAKQIPGMLDIKTLKKMIEKGEIETVLAVFPDIYGRLMGKRITGQFFVDDVLDGSIHVCDYLLACDMEMDPVPGYAFTSWADGYGDVRLVPDMNTLRLASWLEKTALVLCDVANEEKDELIEVAPRTILQKQVEAAAKRGYIPMAGSELELYVFKDTYEEAAQKQYLDLETIGRYIEDYHILQGTKEEFVIGAIRHHLDRSGIPVEFSKGEWGPGQQEINLRYADFLEMADRHVIYKHAAKEIAIQKECSVSFMAKWDERYAGSSMHLHASLWDKSGINSLFAGKEKLGSVKASPLFKWFLGGWMKHVREIFAFYAPYPTSYKRFVAGSFAPTGIAWSYDNRTAAFRIVGHGPSLRIECRAPGADANPYLSFAATLAAGLDGIENKIEPPPLFEGDVYTAQDIPQVPKSLNEAIAEMAQSKWLHKALGKEVIEHYLHFFRTEQRKFDEVVTSWERERYFERC; encoded by the coding sequence ATGGCGGCAAAGCAAATTCCGGGCATGCTCGACATCAAGACCCTAAAGAAAATGATCGAAAAAGGGGAAATCGAAACTGTCCTCGCGGTCTTTCCGGATATCTACGGTCGTTTGATGGGTAAACGCATCACCGGACAATTTTTCGTGGACGATGTATTGGACGGCAGCATCCACGTCTGCGACTATCTGCTCGCTTGCGATATGGAAATGGACCCGGTGCCAGGGTATGCTTTTACCAGTTGGGCTGACGGCTACGGTGATGTTCGCCTTGTTCCTGATATGAACACGTTGCGGTTGGCAAGTTGGCTTGAAAAAACAGCCCTGGTTTTATGCGATGTTGCTAATGAAGAAAAGGATGAATTGATCGAAGTTGCACCAAGAACCATCTTACAAAAACAAGTTGAAGCAGCCGCCAAACGAGGTTACATTCCCATGGCCGGCTCTGAACTGGAGCTTTATGTTTTTAAGGACACTTACGAAGAAGCGGCTCAAAAGCAGTACCTCGATTTAGAAACAATTGGCCGTTATATTGAAGATTATCATATTTTGCAGGGGACGAAAGAAGAATTTGTCATCGGTGCGATTCGCCACCATTTAGATCGTTCCGGAATCCCTGTAGAATTTTCAAAAGGGGAGTGGGGGCCGGGCCAGCAGGAGATTAATCTGCGCTACGCTGATTTTTTGGAGATGGCCGACCGGCACGTAATTTACAAACACGCGGCAAAGGAAATTGCCATACAGAAGGAGTGCTCCGTTTCTTTTATGGCAAAATGGGACGAACGCTATGCCGGATCAAGCATGCATTTACATGCCAGCCTCTGGGATAAATCGGGGATCAATTCGCTTTTTGCCGGAAAAGAAAAACTCGGGTCAGTAAAAGCTTCTCCACTATTCAAATGGTTTTTGGGAGGCTGGATGAAGCACGTTCGCGAGATTTTTGCTTTTTATGCGCCTTACCCAACTTCCTACAAACGTTTTGTCGCGGGCTCTTTTGCACCGACTGGCATTGCCTGGAGTTATGATAACCGTACTGCGGCATTTCGGATCGTTGGACACGGTCCTTCTCTGCGTATTGAATGCCGCGCTCCCGGCGCTGACGCCAACCCATACCTCTCTTTTGCTGCAACATTGGCGGCTGGTCTCGATGGAATTGAAAACAAAATCGAGCCGCCGCCGCTGTTTGAGGGAGACGTTTATACGGCACAAGATATTCCGCAGGTTCCTAAAAGCTTGAATGAAGCCATTGCCGAAATGGCCCAAAGTAAGTGGCTTCATAAAGCACTTGGCAAAGAAGTCATAGAGCATTATTTACACTTCTTTCGGACCGAGCAGCGAAAATTTGATGAAGTGGTGACGAGTTGGGAACGGGAAAGATATTTTGAAAGGTGCTAG
- a CDS encoding glucose 1-dehydrogenase produces the protein MRLKDKVALITGSGSGIGRESALLFAREGAKVLVVDLKEELGKKTVEEIKKTNGEASFFRADVSNANEVQAMIQHAEDTLGELNVLFNNAGIFPDKDGSVLDTEEDVWDLVMQVNLKGVFLGCKYGIPALQRAGGGSIINTASFVALMGAATSQIAYTASKGGVLAMTREIAVEFARQNIRANALCPGPVETPLLQELLSDPEKRRRRLVHIPPGRFAQATDIAQAALFLASDESSYINGTAFSVDGGITAAYVTPE, from the coding sequence ATGCGATTAAAAGATAAAGTTGCACTTATAACCGGCTCTGGCAGCGGTATCGGCCGGGAATCCGCACTTTTGTTTGCCAGGGAAGGTGCGAAAGTATTGGTGGTCGACTTAAAAGAAGAGTTAGGTAAAAAAACCGTAGAGGAAATTAAAAAGACAAATGGAGAAGCGAGTTTCTTCCGTGCGGATGTTTCAAATGCAAATGAAGTGCAGGCAATGATTCAACACGCGGAAGATACGTTGGGAGAATTAAATGTGCTTTTCAATAATGCCGGTATTTTCCCGGACAAGGATGGCTCCGTTCTTGACACAGAAGAAGATGTTTGGGATCTGGTGATGCAAGTGAACTTGAAAGGCGTGTTTTTAGGATGTAAGTATGGCATCCCGGCTTTGCAGCGAGCGGGAGGCGGCTCGATTATCAACACAGCCTCATTCGTTGCTTTGATGGGAGCGGCTACGTCGCAAATTGCTTACACGGCATCTAAGGGCGGTGTGCTCGCCATGACCCGTGAAATTGCAGTGGAATTTGCACGGCAGAATATTCGCGCCAATGCGCTTTGCCCCGGCCCGGTTGAGACACCGCTTTTGCAGGAGCTACTTTCCGATCCCGAAAAGCGCCGGCGAAGGCTGGTTCATATCCCGCCCGGCCGGTTTGCGCAAGCCACGGATATAGCGCAGGCAGCTCTTTTTCTGGCAAGCGATGAATCTTCTTATATAAATGGCACAGCATTTTCTGTGGATGGAGGAATTACTGCAGCTTATGTAACGCCAGAGTAG